In Zalophus californianus isolate mZalCal1 chromosome 17, mZalCal1.pri.v2, whole genome shotgun sequence, one DNA window encodes the following:
- the LOC113936279 gene encoding atherin-like, with product MTPPKPEWRPRVDGTRAAAATTSHCLLQLSSDTVAAPPVCAAGPAPPRPAGALIGRSRRHSSVAAALNAAPIGRVPLGPSPPALPSVPLRNPAPPAPLPSAADCG from the exons ATGACCCCACCGAAGCCAGAGTGGAGACCTAGGGTCGACG gcacccgcgccgccgccgccaccacctcCCACTGCCTGCTCCAGCTCTCGTCAGACACGGTCGCCGCGCCTCCCGTCTGCGCCGCCGGGCCCGCCCCGCCGAGGCCAGCGGGAGCTCTCATTGGCCGAAGCCGCCGCCACTCCTCAGTGGCTGCGGCGCTCAACGCCGCTCCCATTGGCCGAGTCCCACTcggcccctccccgcccgccctcCCGTCCGTGCCCCTACGAAACCCCGCTCCGCCCGCGCCGCTGCCAAGCGCCGCCGACTGCGGCTAA